A window from Malassezia japonica chromosome 1, complete sequence encodes these proteins:
- the FIP1 gene encoding cleavage polyadenylation factor subunit fip1 (BUSCO:EOG09264OAU; COG:A; EggNog:ENOG503NYKM), translating into MDDDEAFLYGNDTPAAPVAPVAEPSAPESAPTPQPAAPAAADEEEDEGMEDSDESDIEFIIDPNAPAVPPPRSATYAPTQPQSSPSKAADAPAAAPVAPAPAEPVPVPSTPAPATEPIAPKPVPVAAPVPVQSTADLPPEGPAVPAASTAPELNLEPSASALQYPPTEPVYDAVPGQDQNPLTIYQVDIDSLPEKPWRRPGANMSDWFNYGFDETTWAMWCAQKNRMDQTRTDFTTILKDGAPDASADAPYAPPDVQDDAQNPMANLTAMFAPGMMGMPGMQWPMMQGMMPGAPDAPDAMGMMGMPPQGEGDAANMPSGWTGGHPLPPAPQFAQEDARGTDSDSRDAHGRSRRDRGPRSGSRRDRRRHDDRSEEDDAYAPEHHPSAPRRDRYSDRDAEALDYGSHAPHDDDRRHRRSPARHDDDRHHDDAPRGSRDRPSRRERDRHRSDRRAGRGGQKRGAPEGDDHGDYAAKRFHGGRP; encoded by the exons atggacgacgacgaggcgttCCTGTACGGGAACGACAcgcccgctgcgcctgtTGCGCCGGTGGCCGAGCCTAGCGCGCCGGAATCGGCGCCCACACCCcagcctgcggcgccggccgcggccgatgaggaggaggacgaggggATGGAAGACAGCGACGAATcg GATATTGAGTTCATTATCGATCCCAATGCACCCGCCGTACCCCCGCCGCGCTCTGCAACCTATGCACCGACGCAGCCGCAGTCGAGCCCTAGcaaggcggccgacgcgccggctgcggcgccggttgcaccagcgcctgccgagccaGTGCCGGTGCCCAGTACGCCTGCCCCTGCCACGGAGCCGATCGCGCCAAAGCCCGTGCCTGTGGCCGCGCCTGTGCCTGTGCAGTCTACCGCAGACCTTCCGCCCGAAGGGCCTGCCGTGCCCGCCGCATCGACCGCGCCTGAACTCAACTTggagccgagcgcgtctgCTTTGCAATACCCGCCCACCGAGCCGGTATACGACGCGGTACCCGGCCAGGACCAAAACCCTCTGACTATATACCAAGTCGACATTGACTCTCTGCCAGAAAAACCGTGGCGTCGGCCTGGCGCAAACATGAGCGACTGGTTCAACTACGGCTTTGACGAGACGACCTGGGCCATGTGGTGTGCGCAAAAGAACCGCATGGACCAGACGCGCACCGATTTCACTACAATCCTCAAGGACGGTGCGCCAGATGCCAGCGCGGACGCGCCCTACGCGCCGCCTGACGTGCAAGACGATGCCCAGAACCCCATGGCGAACCTCACCGCGATGTTTGCGCCGGGCATGATGGGCATGCCCGGCATGCAGTGGCCAATGATGCAAGGCATGATGCCCGGTGCACCTgatgcgcccgacgcgATGGGCATGATGGGCATGCCTCCCCAAGGCGaaggcgacgcggcgaaTATGCCGAGCGGGTGGACCGGCGGCCATCCCCTTCCCCCCGCGCCCCAATTTGCGCAGGAAGATGCGCGGGGGACCGATAGCGACAGCCGCGACGCACacggccgctcgcgccgcgaccgcggGCCCCGCTCGGGGTCACGACGCGACCGTCGGCGCCACGACGACCGCTCCGAGGAGGATGATGCGTACGCGCCTGAGCACCATCCGAGTGCCCCTCGCCGCGACCGGTATAGTGACCGggatgccgaggcgcttgaCTACGGCTCGCACGCCCCCCACGACGACGATCGCCGGCACCGTCGTTCGCCGGCACGtcacgacgacgaccggcaccacgacgacgcgccgcgcggctcgcgtGACCGCCCTAGCCGCCGCGAACGCGACCGCCATCGCTCCGaccgtcgcgcaggccgtggCGGCCAGaaacgcggcgcgccagaAGGCGACGACCACGGCGATTACGCCGCGAAGCGCTTCCACGGCGGCCGTCCATAG
- the RAD16 gene encoding DNA repair protein rad16 (EggNog:ENOG503NYAR; BUSCO:EOG09260NNR; COG:A): MRRSARAVRARPAYAEQVDGSESEEEWAEVQKVLQGDTTDEDEAFTKTPPAKKPRVSRAKSEDTSLSESVSSENESLYADPSQSEAESQITTGATSDSEVKREDSEPPLKQEDLDATPRPKREVLESALKSEPDETDDDEPLAQQQLRDSKKKPKRTKKPAAPKLSAYHKRILALVASHPELASVWDTLRREPRQGLPPKAEQPEGISMPLLPFQREGLYWLQQQERSIWHGGLLADEMGMGKTIQMVSLLVSDRKRPNLVVAPTVAILQWRNEMQRYAKDLKIVVWHGAQRTQDAEELSSADVVMTSYSVLENAYRKMHYGFQRRGRRVKEPSLMHTIAWRRVILDEAHHIKERSTNTARSAFALQSDFRWCLSGTPLQNRVGELYSMIRFLGGDPFSYYFCKECPCKSHRWAFTDRRTCDDCHHKPMSHINFWNFFILRPIQRDGTEDGDGKEAFTHLRLLLDNIMLRRTKLERADDMGLPPRTVEVRRDFFNAEEEDLYQSLYSTTTRKFSTFLDQGTVLNNYSNIFTLLTRMRQMSNHPDLVLRSNTGAKAGLLGDQDEVNVCKLCTEEAEDAVISKCHHVFCRACIQQYIESVEGDPDETGRKIDVTPDCPYCHAVLSIDLEQPALEPPQPKAVQGESQRQGILSRLDLANWRSSTKIEALVEELTKLRELPDRSIKSLVFSQFVNFLDLIAFRLQRAGFRICRLEGNMTPEARDRTIKHFMENPGVTVFLVSLKAGGVALNLTEASRVYLMDPWWNPAVEVQAMDRIHRLGQHRPIVVKRMIIENSIESRIIELQNKKSAMIEAAIGNDDSAMGRLSVDDLRFLFTL; encoded by the coding sequence ATGCGCCGATCGGCtcgggccgtgcgcgcgcgtcctGCGTATGCAGAGCAGGTAGACGGCAGCGAGAGCGAAGAGGAGTGGGCCGAGGTGCAGAAGGTACTTCAAGGCGACAccaccgacgaggacgaggcgttTACAAAGACGCCGCCCGCGAAAAAGCCGCGTGTCTCGCGAGCGAAAAGCGAGGATACGAGCTTGTCCGAAAGCGTATCATCCGAAAACGAGTCGCTCTATGCAGATCCGTCGCAGAGCGAGGCCGAGTCACAAATCACGACCGGGGCCACGAGCGATAGCGAGGTGAAGCGCGAAGATAGCGAGCCGCCACTCAAGCAGGAGGACCTGGACGCCACACCCCGGCCcaagcgcgaggtgctggaGTCTGCGCTCAAGAGCGAGCCGGATGAgacggacgacgacgagccgctagcacagcagcagctgcgtgaCTCGAAAAAGAAGCCCAAACGCACCAAAaagccggcggcgccaaAGCTCTCTGCCTATCACAAGCGGATCCTCGCGCTGGTGGCCTCGCACCCCGAGCTTGCCTCGGTATGGGACAcgctccgccgcgagccgcggcAAGGGCtgccgcccaaggccgagcagcccgAAGGCATTTCGATGCCGTTGCTGCCGTTTCAGCGCGAAGGACTCTACTGGCTCCAGCAGCAGGAGCGCAGCATCTGGCACGGCGGCCTGCTGGCCGACGAGATGGGCATGGGCAAGACGATCCAGATGGTATCACTGCTGGTCTCCGATCGCAAGCGCCCGAACCTGGTCGTGGCGCCGACAGTGGCCATTCTGCAGTGGCGCAACGAGATGCAGCGGTACGCCAAGGACCTGAAGATTGTCGTGTGGCACGGCGCtcagcgcacgcaggacGCAGAAGAGCTTTCTAGTGCAGACGTTGTCATGACCTCGTACTCTGTGCTGGAGAACGCCTACCGAAAGATGCACTATGGcttccagcgccgcgggcggcgcgtcaaAGAGCCGAGTTTGATGCACACCATTGCATGGCGCCGCGTGAttctcgacgaggcgcatcATATCAAGGAGCGCTCCACAAACACGGCGCGCAGTGCCTTTGCGCTGCAGAGCGACTTTCGCTGGTGTCTGAGCGGTACGCCGCTGCAGAATCGTGTTGGTGAGCTCTACTCCATGATCCGCTTCCTGGGCGGTGATCCATTTTCGTACTACTTCTGCAAAGAGTGCCCGTGCAAGTCGCATCGCTGGGCGTTTACGGACCGCCGAACTTGCGACGACTGCCACCACAAGCCCATGTCGCACATCAACTTTTGGAACTTTTTCATCCTGCGGCCGATCCAGCGCGACGGTACCGAGGATGGCGACGGAAAAGAGGCATTCACGCACCTGCGCCTTCTTCTGGATAATATcatgctgcggcgcaccaagctcgagcgtgcggatgATATGGGCCttccgccgcgcaccgtcgaagtgcgccgcgacttTTTCAACGCAGAGGAAGAGGACTTGTACCAGAGCCTGTactcgacgacgacacgCAAGTTCTCTACGTTCCTCGATCAGGGCACGGTGCTCAACAACTACTCGAACATTTTTACACTCTTGACGCGTATGCGCCAAATGTCCAACCACCCCGACTTGGTGCTACGCTCCAACACGGGCGCCAAGGCGGGTCTCTTGGGCGACCAAGACGAGGTGAATGTGTGCAAGCTGTGCAccgaggaggccgaggatGCTGTCATTTCCAAGTGTCACCACGTCTTTTGCCGTGCGTGTATTCAGCAGTACATTGAGAGTGTGGAAGGCGACCCCGACGAGACTGGCCGCAAGATCGACGTGACGCCCGACTGCCCGTACTGCCACGCGGTGCTCTCGATCGACTTGGAACagcccgcgctcgagccccCGCAACCCAAGGCTGTGCAAGGCGAGTCGCAGCGCCAGGGTATTCTCTCGCGCTTGGACCTCGCCAACtggcggtcgagcaccaagatcgaggcgctggtcgaAGAGCTGACCAaactgcgcgagctgccggACCGCTCGATCAAGTCCCTCGTCTTTTCGCAGTTTGTCAACTTTCTGGACCTGATCGCGTTCCgactgcagcgcgctggCTTCCGCATCTGCCGGCTCGAGGGCAACATGACGCCGGAAGCGCGCGATCGCACCATCAAGCACTTTATGGAGAACCCTGGCGTGACCGTCTTTCTTGTTTCGCTCAAGGCGGGTGGTGTTGCGCTGAATTTGACcgaggcgtcgcgcgtctaCCTCATGGACCCGTGGTGGAATCCCGCGGTCGAGGTCCAGGCCATGGACCGCATCCACCGTCTCGGACAGCACCGTCCCATCGTGGTAAAGCGTATGATTATTGAAAACAGCATCGAGAGCCGCATCATCGAGCTGCAGAATAAGAAGAGTGCGAtgatcgaggcggcgaTTGGAAACGACGACTCGGCCATGGGGCGTTTGTCGGTGGACGATTTGCGCTTTTTGTTTACGCTGTAA
- a CDS encoding uncharacterized protein (EggNog:ENOG503NY9F; COG:S; TransMembrane:1 (o789-810i)), with protein sequence MAPSEGEARAFQAVRPLCVTLLRHTAAPSLAKEANATLAQLANATRAAQADAPLQPALIHYIFYPLSQLLRMRDNGLYGLPDRVRELTFDVLGTLARDWWRAWTWDKVQNTENPAIGSVQAWQVWEQLLLLSVMALSANGTNAEKNSDATVLAIARFLTQLLQPRQQAPREERDWEWDGVSDLPSLDAMDEDGNESLTIQIYPCAQHTNAARGSRTCVGALSHLLKLAMDTAREPARPASLRTAMIDVATATGIAWLGGDTHILHHGPAYAMQETAAYYATPGWDKEAVAVRTTPILPGIVSSMLKIVAGHAAPGPVVARALTLLTATLVACLADVVTAPLRTPPPAPPTVHRLEAFAHSDDESDSDMASVSDVDTPATSVADSEAPIRDAQWLQRSMRPVLIALFTLDVSQTRDYAEAEHALIDCAASALQLLPDTLTQAWHHAVGEPSTHDPLHRLLRMLLDLASAARRRNVMEHARAAISGLVERAPALWLGRLGEELVLALESLPGAVRGVRDTDVVHHAERVGTIAEMTGTVLAKVQLEHANLAFLAEFRSASDVRRWSEALMNALSIHDRMAPADADEADGLGLRPQCPPLEHGSVEAIGRMLYTCGSAVATLLVGAARGGATVRYQHAFAALLAFVQDGCKARTASGTAQRSAIASLYAANEHLRGLVAEIATPELEAYIARNEGRSLRKPVHALARFLTQQILGAWNDDRDEELAPDLAQDEKAVATTEDTVPEMVRGMPNERDNTPRLEAGKALDVAFVDSVRLDQMPAAAPERRVEQRVALGGMGDALLLAMLAGAAALLGAQFRPQLLHALYPVLSACGSEDRVVQTTARHALDRIAEACAYPNAASCVLHHADYVLGAASHRLVAGLHAELRAGLTQMQLAQSMRGARMHSSLLGARAAPWVLVQVLEMLGSEVLPLVEDAVDEVLDALDRFHGYDDVCDGLLAVLARVLHVLATEQPPAPQAPPAKTERDPVADLVSWLAQRAAPEEPTDAPIDEDLNEDPNPPAARREAVVAQIVSRCVPFLSHASPILRARALAMLADGVCILASAQRTADLYPVLHRAWPMIMARLGMNTTQRRTLPHLRGHDTQQRLREALPSEQDANVWMQATSLIGTISTYASDVFGKMVVEQAWPRWARLLYVLEQLTAVRPHARALPSGAQGDGALAPKTQHTFRVYDVHGTLGQVLLAILASLRALLVSRGERVPSDVVWAMATQPVLVDTLDARQPAAVSQAGLALYRAMAHTDANLVWVVLRAVASDAAPAYLRRDAMRLVPLAPIWT encoded by the coding sequence ATGGCGCCGtccgagggcgaggcgcgtgcgttccaggccgtgcgcccgcTGTGCGTGACGCTCTTGCGGcacaccgccgcgccgagcctgGCGAAGGAGGCGAATGCGACGCTCGCACAGCTGGCgaacgcgacgcgcgcggcacaggcggacgcgccgctgcagccgGCGCTCATCCATTACATCTTCTACCCTTTGTCccagctgctgcgcatgcgcgatAATGGCTTGTACGGGCTGCCGGACCGCGTGCGAGAGCTGACTTTTGATGTGCTGGGCACACTCGCACGCGACTGGTGGCGCGCGTGGACCTGGGACAAGGTCCAGAACACAGAAAACCCAGCGATCGGCAGCGTGCAGGCATGGCAAGTCTGGGAACAGTTGCTTCTCTTGAGCGTAATGGCGCTCTCGGCGAATGGAACAAACGCCGAAAAAAACTCGGACGCGACCGTGCTCGCGATCGCGCGCTTTCTCACGCAGTTGCTGCAACCACGCCAGCAGGCTCCAAGGGAAGAACGCGACTGGGAGTGGGACGGCGTGTCGGACTtgccgtcgctcgacgcgatggacgaggacggGAACGAGTCGCTCACAATCCAAATCTACCCGTGCGCACAGCACACCAACGCAGCACGCGGCAGCCGCACTTGCGTCGGTGCCCTCTCGCACTTGCTCAAACTCGCCATGGACACGGCACGCGAGCCTGCACGGCCCGCATCACTCCGTACTGCGATGATCGACGTCGCAACAGCCACAGGCATCGcctggctcggcggcgataCCCATATTCTCCACCACGGGCCGGCCTATGCGATGCAAGAGACAGCGGCCTACTATGCCACGCCGGGCTGGGACAAGGAGGCGGTCGCCGtacgcacgacgccgatcCTGCCGGGCATTGTGAGCTCCATGCTAAAAATCGTGGCCGGCCACGCGGCGCCAGGGCCGGTGGTCGCTAGGGCACTCACGCTGTTGACCGCAacgctcgtcgcgtgcctcgcgGACGTTGTcacggcgccgctgcgcacgccaccgcccgcaccgccgacggtgcatcgcctcgaggcgtTCGCAcactcggacgacgagtcCGACTCGGACATGGCCTCGGTGTCCGACGTCGATACCCCCGCAACGAGCGTCGCAGACTCGGAAGCGCCAATACGCGATGCACAATGGCTGCAGCGCTCCATGCGGCCTGTGCTCATCGCCCTTTTTACGCTCGACGTGTCCCAGACGCGCGACtacgccgaggccgagcacgcgctcaTTGACTGTGCCGCATCTGCGCTGCAGCTTCTGCCGGACACGCTCACACAGGCATGGCACCATGCGGTGGGCGAACCAAGTACGCACGACCCTCTACACCGTCTCTTGCGcatgctgctcgacctcgccagtgccgcgcggcgcaggaacgTGATGGAacacgcacgcgccgcaatCAGcggcctggtcgagcgcgcgccagcgctATGGCTTGGGCGCCTTGGCGAAGAACTtgtcctggcgctcgaATCGCTGCCAGGCGCAgtccgcggcgtgcgcgacaccGACGTCGTACACCACGCCGAACGCGTGGGGACCATTGCCGAAATGACCGGCACTGTGCTCGCCAAAGTACAGCTGGAGCATGCAAACCTCGCATTCCTCGCCGAGTTCCGATCAGCAAGCGATGTGCGCCGCtggagcgaggcgctcatgAACGCGCTCAGCATCCACGACCGCATGGCACCGGCTGACGCAGACGAGGCagacggcctcggcctccgGCCGCAGTgcccgccgctcgagcacggctCGGTCGAGGCAATCGGTCGGATGCTGTACACATGCGGTAGCGCGGTCGCGACCTTGCTGgtcggcgcagcacgaggaGGGGCGACCGTGCGGTACCAACACGCGTTTGCAGCGCTGCTCGCGTTTGTGCAAGATGGATGCAAGGCACGGACGGCATCTGGCacagcgcagcgcagcgctATCGCGAGTCTATACGCGGCAAACGAGCACCTGCGTGGGCTGGTCGCTGAAATCGCCACgccggagctcgaggcgtacATTGCACGCAACGAGGGACGTAGTCTGCGCAAGCCGGTACACGCCCTTGCACGCTTCCTTACGCAGCAGATCCTCGGGGCATGGAATGACGACCGTGACGAAGAGCTTGCGCCGGACCTCGCGCAAGACGAAAAAGCGGTGGCGACCACCGAAGACACCGTGCCGGAAATGGTGCGTGGCATGCCGAATGAACGCGACAAtacgccgcgcctcgaggctGGTAAGGCTCTTGATGTGGCATTTGTCGATAGTGTGCGTCTCGACCAAATGCCGGCAGCGGCCCCTGaacgccgcgtcgagcagcgcgtcgcgctcggcgggaTGGGTGATGCGCTTCTCCTTGCGATGCTTGCCGGTGCAGCCGCGCTTCTCGGAGCCCAGTTCCGGCCGCAGCTGCTCCATGCGCTTTATCCGGTGCTCAGCGCGTGTGGCAGTGAGGACCGCGTCGTACAGACcaccgcgcggcacgcgctcgaccgcatTGCCGAGGCGTGTGCATACCCCAatgccgcgagctgcgtgctgCACCACGCAGACTACGTCCTGGGCGCCGCAAGCCACCGGCTGGTCGCCGGCCTTCATGCCGAGCTACGTGCGGGCCTTACGCAGATGCAGCTGGCGCAGTCgatgcgtggcgcgcggaTGCACAGCAGCTTGctgggcgcgcgcgcggcgccttgggTGCTCGTGCAAGTGCTCGAGATGCTTGGCTCCGAGGtgctgccgctcgtcgaAGATGCCGTGGACGAAGTACTCGATGCACTCGATCGTTTCCACGGATACGACGATGTATGCGACGGCTTGCTTGCTGTCCTTGCGCGTGTCTTGCATGTCCTCGCCACCGAGCAGCCTccggcgccgcaagcgccgccggccaagACCGAGCGCGACCCGGTGGCCGATTTGGTGTCGTggcttgcgcagcgtgctgcACCTGAAGAGCCGACCGACGCCCcgatcgacgaggacctgaACGAGGACCCCAATcctccggcggcgcgccgcgaggcggtcgtgGCGCAGATCGTGTCCCGCTGCGTCCCGTTTTTGAGTCATGCCAGCCCGATCCtccgtgcgcgtgcgctcgccatGCTTGCCGACGGCGTATGCATCCTtgcctcggcgcagcgtACCGCCGACTTATACCCTGTCCTGCACCGCGCGTGGCCCATGATCATGGCACGCCTGGGCATGAATACCAcccagcggcgcacactCCCTCATCTCCGTGGCCAcgacacgcagcagcgcctgcgtgaGGCACTGCCGAGCGAGCAGGACGCCAACGTATGGATGCAAGCGACGTCGCTGATTGGCACGATTAGTACGTACGCCTCGGACGTCTTTGGCAAGATGGttgtcgagcaggcgtGGCCGCGTTGGGCACGGCTGCTCTATGTCCTAGAGCAGCTcacggcggtgcgcccCCATGCGCGGGCACTTCCCTCTGGCGCCCAAGGGGATGGTGCGCTCGCCCCCAAAACGCAGCACACGTTTCGTGTGTACGACGTACACGGCACGCTAGGCCAGGTCCTCTTGGCGATTCTTgcctcgctgcgtgccTTGCTCGTGAGCCGTGGCGAACgtgtgccgagcgacgtggTGTGGGCAATGGCGACGCAACCCGTGCTtgtcgacacgctcgacgcacgccaGCCTGCGGCGGTAAGCCAGGCGGGCCTCGCATTGTACCGCGCGATGGCGCATACCGATGCGAACCTCGTGTGGGTCGTCCTGCGTGCGGTTGCGAgcgatgcggcgcctgcgtaCCTGCGGCGGGATGCGATGCGTCTTGTGCCGCTGGCACCTATCTGGACATAG
- the HAT2 gene encoding Histone acetyltransferase type B subunit 2 (EggNog:ENOG503NV7T; COG:B), whose translation MSNVEIAEDEASANMAMISNEEYKIWKKNSPFLYDMVVTHALEWPTLTMQWFPDKEVFAGKGFARHRMLLGTHTSGQDNNYLQIATANLPLTESDAGGADAKVEMKDYDEEKGEIGSYSSTSTRIQITQRINHEGEVNRARYCPQNCDLIATRAVSGLTYVFDRTKHSNQPDSDGKCRPDITLRGQTQEGYGLAWNPIRQGHILAASEDTTVCHWDINAYQKETATLEPLKVYRGHSSIVEDVAWHNHHEHLFASVGDDRQMLLWDTRESGESPKQRVEAHTSEVNAVSFSPASEYILATGSSDKTVALWDLRNLGVRLHSLEAHTDEVLQLAWSPHHETVLASASADRRVNIWDLSRIGEEQTSEDAEDGPAELLFVHGGHTSRPTDMAWSPQDPWKVATAAEDNIVMVWQPAASIVEPAEGDVDAAELE comes from the exons ATGTCGAACGTGGAAATTGCCGAGGATGAGGCGTCGGCCAACATGGCCATGATATCGAATGAG GAATACAAAA TATGGAAGAAGAACTCGCCCTTCCTGTACGACATGGTCGTtacgcacgcgctcgagtggCCGACGTTGACCATGCAGTGGTTCCCGGACAAGGAGGTGTTTGCGGGCAAAGGCTTTGCGCGGCACCGcatgctgctcggcacgcacaCGTCCGGGCAAGACAACAACTACCTCCAGATCGCCACGGCGAATCTCCCCCTGaccgagagcgacgcgggcggcgccgatgcCAAGGTCGAGATGAAGGACTACGACGAGGAAAAAGGCGAGATTGGATCGTactcctcgacctcgactCGCATCCAGATTACGCAGCGCATCAACCACGAAGGCGAGGTGAACCGCGCGCGGTACTGCCCCCAGAACTGCGACCTGATCGCGACGCGTGCCGTGAGCGGCCTGACCTATGTGTTTGACCGGACGAAGCACAGCAACCAGCCGGACAGCGACGGCAAGTGCCGTCCGGACATTACGCTCCGTGGCCAGACCCAGGAGGGCTACGGTCTGGCGTGGAACCCCATTCGCCAAGGGCATATTCTGGCCGCTTCTGAGGACACGACCGTGTGTCACTGGGACATTAATGCATACCAGAAAGAGACGGCGACACTCGAGCCGCTCAAGGTGTACCGGGGCCACTCGTCTAtcgtcgaggacgtcgCGTGGCACAACCACCACGAGCACCTCTTTGcctcggtcggcgacgaccgccaGATGCTTCTGTGGGACACGCGCGAGTCGGGCGAGTCGCCCAagcagcgtgtcgaggcgcacacGAGCGAGGTGAATGCCGTGTCGTTCAGCCCCGCGAGCGAGTACATCCTCGCGACCGGCTCCAGCGACAAGACGGTCGCGCTGTGGGATCTGCGGaacctcggcgtgcgtctgcactcgctcgaggcgcacaccgacgaggtgctgcagctTGCCTGGTCGCCGCATCACGAGACGGTCCTTGCGTCTGCCTCGGCGGACCGCCGTGTGAACATCTGGGACCTGAgccgcatcggcgaggagcagaCCTCGGaggacgccgaggacgGTCCGGCGGAGCTGCTGTTTGTGCACGGCGGCCACACGAGCCGGCCGACGGACATGGCCTGGTCGCCGCAGGACCCGTGGAAGGTGGCTACCGCGGCGGAGGACAATATCGTGATGGTCTGGCAGCCCGCCGCGTCCATCGTCGAGCccgccgagggcgacgtgGATGCTGCGGAACTCGAGTAG
- a CDS encoding uncharacterized protein (TransMembrane:2 (i21-41o47-68i); COG:S; EggNog:ENOG503P56Q) produces MAFMGLTGNRRELRPNARHAFTGLLVLFSILVPPLAVAMRFGIGMDFFVNVILTILGYIPGHLHNFFIQRVRDNSNKQRTPSWLLKYGLVVNPRNTRGNTTKWADRYLYVPELVQHDEEGRAYYLNPETDEFDAPAAPRFGPRVPEEEEEVVQNGSELIEPDRYFASKKPSSYYNQDVPTAAGSSDAWHAPPKSFKARTLKLFGGGASSAPSMDRHSRIDHAMGDPVHQRRNNIGYHTYDDQEESVDEPYTRPNTKQSTAPTDTLDELDRELMGLSTQEQMPPVRASRQAGSGAYKPRARAPPPAEERSSAARTEAPVRDVMEFEHTF; encoded by the exons ATGGCGTTTATGGGCCTGACGGGCAACCGTCGCGAGCT GCGACCGAATGCGCGGCATGCATTTACCGGACTTCTGGTTTTGTTTAGTATCCTCGTGCCCCCGCTCGCTGTTGCGATGCGCTTCGGAATTGGCATGGACTTTTTTGTGAACGTCATTTTGACCATCCTGGGGTACATTCCGGGGCACTTGCACAACTTCTTTATCCAGCGCGTACGCGATAACTCGAACAAGCAGCGCACTCCGTCGTGGCTGCTCAAGTACGGGCTGGTAGTCAACCCCCGCAACACGCGCGGAAACACGACCAAGTGGGCGGACCGCTATCTGTACGTCCcggagctcgtgcagcacgacgaggagggTCGTGCCTACTACCTGAACCCCGAGACGGACGAGTTTGAtgcgccggctgcgccgcgctttgggccgcgcgtgccggaggaggaggaagaggtcGTGCAAAACGGCAGCGAGCTCATCGAGCCCGATCGCTACTTTGCGTCGAAAAAGCCCTCGTCGTACTACAACCAGGACGTCCCGACGGCCGCAGGAAGCAGCGACGCATGGCATGCACCGCCCAAGTCGTTCaaagcgcgcacgctcaagCTGTTCGGCGGgggcgcgagcagcgcgccgtcgatgGACCGCCATTCGCGCATCGATCACGCGATGGGCGACCCGGtgcaccagcgccgcaaCAACATCGGGTACCATACGTACGACGACCAGGAGGAATCGGTCGACGAGCCCTACACGCGCCCCAACACTAAGCAATCTACCGCGCCGACGGACAcactcgacgagctcgaccgcgagctgATGGGCCTCTCGACGCAGGAGCAGATGCCGCCGGTGCGTGCGAGCCGCCAggcgggctcgggcgcgtaCAAAccccgcgcgcgtgcgccgccccccgccgaggagcgtagcagcgcggcacggACCGAGGCcccggtgcgcgacgtgatGGAGTTCGAGCACACCTTTTAG